In one Moritella sp. 5 genomic region, the following are encoded:
- a CDS encoding dienelactone hydrolase family protein — MQIIIITDIFGQTTDIDSLAVSLSNELTRVTVIDPYDGHKQTFINEQAAYDAFMTLCGHEQYISAVASAIALSEDEVVLLGFSAGASAAWKAIDRDSNPLIKHCIGFYPSQIRNHLDVIPCSLVTLVFPCEEKHFEVDNILSALAPLKQVHCIKTSFYHGFMNSLSENYSLSAATFFTDKIRSKIKLDNIGILN, encoded by the coding sequence ATGCAAATAATTATAATCACAGATATTTTTGGCCAGACAACGGATATCGACTCACTTGCTGTGTCACTCTCAAACGAGTTGACAAGGGTAACGGTAATTGATCCTTACGATGGGCATAAGCAAACATTCATTAATGAGCAAGCAGCTTATGATGCCTTCATGACTCTATGCGGTCATGAACAGTATATTTCAGCTGTAGCATCAGCGATTGCACTATCAGAAGATGAGGTGGTATTACTAGGTTTTAGTGCTGGCGCATCTGCTGCATGGAAAGCTATTGACCGAGACTCAAATCCATTAATCAAACATTGCATTGGCTTCTATCCGAGTCAGATCCGAAACCACTTGGATGTAATCCCTTGCAGCCTTGTGACATTAGTTTTTCCTTGTGAAGAGAAGCACTTTGAGGTTGATAATATACTCTCAGCTCTAGCACCTCTAAAACAAGTCCACTGTATTAAAACCAGTTTTTATCATGGTTTTATGAATTCATTATCAGAGAATTATTCATTAAGCGCGGCTACATTTTTTACTGACAAAATACGTAGTAAAATTAAATTGGATAACATAGGTATACTAAATTAA
- a CDS encoding cupin domain-containing protein, whose amino-acid sequence MNNIFDSIPADLSSEVFEDLVTSDKVKIERIISKGHSSPDVGWYDQEQSEWVIVIAGSAIIGFDDKPSVTLKAGDYLNIPAHQKHKVAWTDPDVETVWLAVFY is encoded by the coding sequence ATGAATAATATTTTTGATTCGATACCCGCAGACCTTAGCAGTGAAGTATTTGAAGATTTGGTCACGAGTGACAAGGTTAAAATTGAGCGAATTATCTCAAAAGGGCACTCGTCACCTGATGTCGGTTGGTATGACCAAGAGCAGAGTGAATGGGTGATCGTTATTGCAGGTAGTGCAATTATTGGTTTTGATGATAAGCCTTCTGTTACGCTGAAGGCGGGTGATTATCTGAATATTCCAGCGCATCAAAAACATAAAGTTGCGTGGACGGACCCTGATGTGGAAACTGTTTGGTTGGCTGTATTTTATTGA
- a CDS encoding LysE family translocator gives MNIELLLSLAIIHAVALASPGPDFALVVRLASQESRSTAIASAVGISIAILIHTILSLTGVSLIIKSSQTLYTIVQMVGAGYLAWMGFSAVKGSLQHWKAKVSVDNSSFKLNQLTPKQGFMQGLWTNLLNPKAMVFFIILFSAMITPDVSFLTKLSATVIMLGLSLIWFILIALILSKPMIQQRVQKAAPAINLFTGLLFMAVSSAIMYNLLEGVMVLSESAI, from the coding sequence ATGAACATCGAATTGTTGTTATCACTCGCTATTATTCACGCTGTTGCCTTAGCTAGCCCAGGTCCTGATTTTGCTTTAGTTGTCAGACTTGCAAGTCAAGAATCAAGAAGTACTGCTATTGCCTCTGCGGTTGGTATTTCAATTGCTATTTTAATTCATACAATCTTAAGTTTAACTGGGGTCAGTCTGATTATTAAAAGCTCACAAACTCTGTATACCATTGTGCAAATGGTTGGCGCAGGTTATTTAGCATGGATGGGATTTAGTGCGGTAAAAGGATCACTGCAACATTGGAAAGCAAAAGTATCAGTGGATAATAGCTCATTTAAATTAAATCAATTAACGCCAAAACAAGGCTTCATGCAAGGGCTTTGGACTAACCTGTTAAACCCCAAAGCGATGGTGTTTTTTATTATTTTATTCTCAGCCATGATCACCCCTGATGTTAGCTTTCTCACTAAGCTATCAGCAACAGTCATCATGTTAGGATTATCCTTGATTTGGTTTATCCTTATCGCATTGATTTTATCAAAACCGATGATCCAGCAACGTGTACAAAAGGCAGCGCCAGCAATCAACTTGTTTACCGGGCTGCTGTTTATGGCTGTATCAAGTGCAATTATGTATAACTTGCTTGAAGGCGTTATGGTTCTTAGTGAAAGCGCTATTTAG
- a CDS encoding GNAT family N-acetyltransferase, which produces MEIRIDDLKGKEVALLLQAHHEDMLEHTPAESVHALDLTGLKAPEVTFWSAWIDGDLAGCGAMKVIAAGHVEIKSMRTDRSYLRQGVARKLLTHILATAKNQGITTVSLETGTPDSFIAAQKLYRDFGFNECAPFADYREDPYSLYMTKELG; this is translated from the coding sequence ATGGAAATTCGTATAGATGATTTAAAAGGTAAAGAAGTAGCCCTTTTATTACAAGCGCATCATGAAGACATGCTAGAGCATACCCCTGCTGAAAGTGTACACGCGTTAGATTTAACCGGGTTAAAAGCGCCAGAAGTGACTTTTTGGAGTGCGTGGATTGATGGTGATCTTGCTGGCTGTGGTGCGATGAAAGTAATCGCAGCCGGTCATGTTGAGATAAAATCAATGCGCACAGATCGCTCTTATCTTCGACAAGGGGTAGCTCGGAAATTATTAACCCATATTTTGGCTACAGCAAAAAATCAAGGTATTACTACTGTTAGCTTAGAAACGGGTACACCTGATTCGTTTATAGCTGCTCAAAAATTATATCGAGATTTTGGTTTTAATGAATGTGCCCCTTTCGCTGATTATCGTGAAGATCCGTACAGCTTATATATGACTAAAGAACTCGGTTGA